The Rathayibacter caricis DSM 15933 genomic sequence GCACCGACGCCGGGGGTGAGAGGGGCGCCGGAGCGGGATCCGCGTCGGCGGTGCGGGCTAGGCTCCCCGGATGCGCGCCGCGATCCCCGCTCCCCGACTCGATCCCCTCCGCCTCGACTCCCTCGCCGAGGGGTTCGCCGGTGATCTCGGCGCCCGCGAGCACGCCGAGGGCCTGCACTTCGACGGGGTCGACCTCACCGGGGCCGACCTCACCGCCGTCTCGATCAGCGAGTGCCTGCTCTCCGCCGCCGTCCTCTCCGGGGCTCAGCTGCGCGCCGCCTCCGTCGTCGAGTCGCGCGTCGAGCGGATCGACGTGCCCGGCTTCTCCGCTGCCCGCAGCCGCTGGCGGTCGGTCGAGCTCCTCGGCTCCCGGCTGGGTTCGGCGGAGCTCTACGAGAGCACCCTCGAGCAGGTGCGGATCGCCGACTGCAAGCTCGGCTACGTCAACCTGCGCGGGGCCGCGCTCCGCGACGTCCTGCTCGAGCGCTGCACGATCGACGAACTCGACCTGGGCGGCGCCACCGGAGCCCGGGTCCGCCTCGTCGACTGCGACGTCCGCTCCCTCGAGCTCGGCGGCGCCCGCCTCGAGCACCTCGATCTGCGCGGCGCCGAGCTGCACGTGCTCGGCGGCCTCGACGGCCTGCGCGGAGCGGCGCTGACGGAGCTGCAGCTGAGCCTGATACTGCCGCTGTTCGCGCAGCACTTCGGGGTGCAGGTGCTGGGCTGAGGGTCAGCGGCTCCGCCGCCGTGCGACGAGCCGGGTGAGGGCCCGCCGGCCGAGGAGGAACGCGCCCAGCACCAGCGCGGTGACGATCACGAAGCTCCACTGCACGCCCTGCTGCGAGACGATGCGCAGCAGCAGCCCGACGACGACCGTGCCCGCCCAGACGATCAGCCCGGTGGGCACGATCCGGTCGGGAGCGCGCCACGAGCGCGCGAGCGCCCAGCCCGCGAGCAGTCCCGCGAGGAACGGCCAGAACGTGGTCAGGAAGCCCAGCAGCTCGGCTCCCTCCTCGTGGCTGCGACGGCCGATCAGGACGAACACCGCGACGAGGACGACGTCGAGCGCGAGGGCGACCGCGGCTCTCACGCAGGTTCCGTCACGAAGTCGATCAGCTGCTCCACCCGTCCCAGCAGCGCCGGCTCCAGGTCGCGGAACGTCGTCACCTTCGCCAGGATCCGCTGCCACGCGCGGGCGATGTCGGCCTGCTCCTCGTGCGGCCAGCCGAGCGCCTCGCAGATGCCGTGCTTCCACTCGATCGAGCGGGGGATCTCGGGCCAGCGCTCGAGCCCGACGCGGTCCGGCTTCACCGCCTGCCAGATGTCGATGTAGGGGTGGCCGACGACCAGGACGTGCTCGCCGTGCGGGCCGGCGGCGACGGTGTCGGCGATCCGCGACTCCTTCGACCCTCGGACGAGGTGGTCGACGAGCACCCCGATGCGCCGGCCCGGGCCCGGACGGAACGCGCGGACCAGCTCGTCGAGGTGGTCCACGCCCTCGATGTACTCCACGACGACGCCCTCGATCCGCAGGTCGTGCCCCCACACCTTCTCGACGAGCTCGGCGTCGTGCCGCCCCTCGACGTAGATGCGGCTGGGCAGCGCGACGCGCGCCTTCGCGTCGGCGACGTGGAACGATCCGGAGGCGGAGCGCGCCCGGCCGAGGTTCGCGTCGCGCTTGAGACCGGGCGCCTTCAGCGACACCGGCTTGCCGTCGATCAGGAACCCGGGTCCGATCGGGAACACGCGCACCTTCCCGAACC encodes the following:
- a CDS encoding DUF3054 domain-containing protein, which produces MRAAVALALDVVLVAVFVLIGRRSHEEGAELLGFLTTFWPFLAGLLAGWALARSWRAPDRIVPTGLIVWAGTVVVGLLLRIVSQQGVQWSFVIVTALVLGAFLLGRRALTRLVARRRSR
- a CDS encoding DUF3097 domain-containing protein, with protein sequence MDDRYGQDVLAGDWRAKHKVEVAVVEAVRDLVVEEVASGFVGAVLGVEMRMVRLEDRFGKVRVFPIGPGFLIDGKPVSLKAPGLKRDANLGRARSASGSFHVADAKARVALPSRIYVEGRHDAELVEKVWGHDLRIEGVVVEYIEGVDHLDELVRAFRPGPGRRIGVLVDHLVRGSKESRIADTVAAGPHGEHVLVVGHPYIDIWQAVKPDRVGLERWPEIPRSIEWKHGICEALGWPHEEQADIARAWQRILAKVTTFRDLEPALLGRVEQLIDFVTEPA
- a CDS encoding pentapeptide repeat-containing protein, with the translated sequence MRAAIPAPRLDPLRLDSLAEGFAGDLGAREHAEGLHFDGVDLTGADLTAVSISECLLSAAVLSGAQLRAASVVESRVERIDVPGFSAARSRWRSVELLGSRLGSAELYESTLEQVRIADCKLGYVNLRGAALRDVLLERCTIDELDLGGATGARVRLVDCDVRSLELGGARLEHLDLRGAELHVLGGLDGLRGAALTELQLSLILPLFAQHFGVQVLG